The genomic window GCCCCGACGACATCCTGGGAATACTCCTGGTCAAGGATCTGCTTCCGCAGATTTTGTCTGATGACCGCGAGAACTTTGATGTGCGACCCCTCCTAAGACAGACCGTGGTGGTGCCCGAAAGCAAGCGTCTGAATGTGCTGCTGCGGGAGTTTCGCGAAAACCGCAATCACATGGCCATTGTGATCGATGAGTATGGCGGCGTCGCCGGCCTGGTCACCATTGAGGATGTTCTGGAAGAAATCGTGGGCGAGATCGAAGACGAGACGGATGAAGAGGAAGATCAGTTTATCCGTCGCATCGCCGATGATGATTTCTTTGTGCGGGCGCTCACGCCCATCGAAGACTTTAACGCCTACTTTGAAGTGGCATTCAGCGATGACGAATTCGACACCATCGGCGGCCTGGTCATGCATGCCTTTGGTCACATGCCGACGCGCAATGAAATCACCCATATCGATGGCTTTGAATTCAAAGTGATCAACGCCGATCAAAGAAAGATCCACAGTTTGCGGTTACGTCCTCCCGGCGCGGAATGAGCACCCCGGTGAGCCCGCCCGCGAGCGCTCTGCCCCGCTGGCAGGTTTTACTTCTGGCGCCCCTGGGAGGCGCCCTCGTCACCCTGTCTCTGGCACCCTTTCATCTCTGGCCCCTGGCTGTCGTGGGCTGCGCCATCTACGCCTACCTTCTCGCAAGCTGCACGCCGGGACAGGCCTTCCGCCGCGGCTGGCTGTTTGGCTTTGGATTGTTCGGCTCGGGAGCCTCCTGGGTTTACGTCAGCATTCACGTGTATGGCAACGCCGGGGTTACCCTCGCGGCGTTTCTCACCCTGATTTTCTGCGCGGGCCTGGGACTGCTCCATGCCCTCCAGGCCTGGCTGTACACCCGCATCGTCAGGCCCCTGCCCGGCGGCATGCTCCTGGGCTTT from Congregibacter litoralis KT71 includes these protein-coding regions:
- a CDS encoding HlyC/CorC family transporter → MSDDRNGNEEKSFLSRIAQAFSSEPRSREDLKEILQLAMENDIIEEDSLSIIDGAMQVSGMQARDIMVPRPQMVVIKAESRLEEILPHISISKHSRYPVIGESPDDILGILLVKDLLPQILSDDRENFDVRPLLRQTVVVPESKRLNVLLREFRENRNHMAIVIDEYGGVAGLVTIEDVLEEIVGEIEDETDEEEDQFIRRIADDDFFVRALTPIEDFNAYFEVAFSDDEFDTIGGLVMHAFGHMPTRNEITHIDGFEFKVINADQRKIHSLRLRPPGAE